A portion of the Blattabacterium clevelandi genome contains these proteins:
- the rpsT gene encoding 30S ribosomal protein S20 — MANHLSALKRIRQNNTRRLRNKYVFKSTRTTIKQLIKGKKKKEEYSKVFSMIDKLSKKNIIHMNKAARLKNKLRKKLLINKK; from the coding sequence ATGGCAAATCACTTATCGGCATTAAAGAGAATTAGACAAAATAATACTAGACGTTTGCGTAATAAATATGTATTTAAAAGTACCAGAACTACTATTAAACAATTAATAAAAGGGAAAAAAAAAAAGGAAGAATATTCTAAGGTTTTTTCTATGATAGATAAATTATCTAAAAAAAATATCATACATATGAATAAAGCAGCAAGGTTAAAAAATAAATTAAGAAAAAAGTTATTGATCAATAAAAAATGA